One segment of Beduinella massiliensis DNA contains the following:
- the leuA gene encoding 2-isopropylmalate synthase, which produces MNKGCKKYIPFTQVDLPDRQWPSRVIDKAPVFCSVDLRDGNQALVTPMNLQEKLDFFKMLVQVGFKEIEVGFPSASETEYEILRALIDGNCIPDDVTIQVLVQAREHLIRKTFEAVRGAKNVIVHFYNSTSTLQRKVVFKKDRQGIIDIAVSGAKLIRELIDQDDSGTNFRLEYSPESFSGTEPDFSVEICEAVMQAVGATRENPIILNLPNTVEMCTPNTYADQIEYFIRHLQNREAAIISIHPHNDRGTGVAGAELAMLAGAERVEGTLFGNGERTGNLDIVTVALNLYTQGVDPHLDFSHIDAVREVYERCTKMKVPERTPYAGKLAFTAFSGSHQDAINKGHEYMRASGSAYWEIPYLPIDPADVGREYEPIIRINSQSGKGGAAFIMDHNYGYHLPKAMHPEFGAVVQGECDRTGRELQADEVLSLFEREFLNIERPFALSRAKFYEEAVAGASANVTHFSGVLSMGDEFVQLESRGNGPIDAFFGALHQAGIEGYTFLGYSEHAISQGSDSQAVAYIELRAPGGRRVWGVGTEHNINFASVKGILCAINRAENGAV; this is translated from the coding sequence ATGAACAAAGGCTGCAAGAAGTACATCCCCTTTACCCAGGTAGACCTGCCGGACCGCCAGTGGCCCAGCCGCGTGATCGACAAGGCGCCCGTCTTCTGCTCTGTGGACCTGCGCGACGGCAACCAGGCGCTCGTGACCCCGATGAACCTGCAGGAGAAGCTGGACTTCTTCAAGATGCTGGTGCAGGTCGGCTTCAAGGAGATCGAGGTGGGCTTCCCCTCCGCTTCGGAGACGGAATACGAAATTTTGCGCGCGCTGATCGACGGAAACTGCATTCCGGACGACGTGACGATCCAGGTGCTGGTGCAGGCGCGCGAGCACCTGATCCGCAAGACGTTCGAGGCGGTGCGCGGCGCGAAGAACGTGATCGTGCACTTCTACAACTCCACCTCCACCCTGCAGCGCAAGGTGGTGTTCAAGAAGGACCGCCAGGGCATCATCGACATCGCGGTTTCGGGCGCGAAGCTGATCCGCGAGCTGATCGACCAGGACGATTCCGGCACGAACTTCCGCCTGGAGTACAGCCCGGAATCCTTCTCCGGCACGGAGCCGGACTTCTCGGTCGAGATCTGCGAGGCGGTCATGCAGGCCGTCGGCGCGACGCGCGAGAACCCGATCATCCTCAACCTGCCCAACACGGTGGAAATGTGCACGCCCAACACCTACGCCGACCAGATCGAGTACTTCATCCGCCACCTGCAAAACCGCGAGGCGGCGATCATCTCCATCCACCCGCACAACGACCGCGGCACGGGCGTCGCGGGCGCGGAGCTGGCGATGCTGGCGGGCGCGGAGCGCGTGGAGGGCACGCTGTTCGGCAACGGCGAGCGCACGGGCAACCTGGACATCGTGACCGTCGCGCTGAACCTGTACACGCAGGGCGTGGACCCGCACCTGGACTTTTCCCACATCGACGCGGTGCGCGAGGTCTACGAGCGCTGCACCAAGATGAAGGTGCCGGAGCGCACGCCCTACGCGGGCAAGCTGGCCTTCACGGCGTTCTCCGGCTCGCACCAGGACGCGATCAACAAGGGCCACGAGTACATGCGCGCCTCCGGCAGCGCGTACTGGGAGATCCCCTACCTGCCCATCGACCCGGCGGACGTGGGCCGCGAATACGAGCCCATCATCCGCATCAACAGCCAGTCGGGCAAGGGCGGCGCGGCCTTCATCATGGACCACAACTACGGCTACCACCTGCCCAAGGCCATGCACCCGGAGTTCGGCGCGGTGGTGCAGGGCGAATGCGACCGCACGGGCCGCGAGCTTCAAGCGGACGAGGTGCTTTCGCTCTTCGAGCGCGAGTTCCTGAACATCGAGCGGCCCTTCGCGCTTTCCCGCGCGAAGTTCTACGAGGAGGCCGTCGCGGGCGCGAGCGCGAACGTCACGCACTTCTCGGGCGTGCTCTCCATGGGCGACGAATTCGTGCAGCTCGAGAGCCGCGGCAACGGCCCCATCGACGCGTTCTTCGGCGCGCTGCACCAGGCGGGCATCGAGGGCTACACGTTCCTGGGCTACAGCGAGCACGCCATCTCGCAGGGCTCGGACTCGCAGGCCGTGGCCTACATCGAGCTGCGTGCGCCCGGCGGACGGCGCGTGTGGGGCGTGGGCACGGAGCACAACATCAACTTCGCTTCGGTGAAGGGCATCCTCTGCGCGATCAACCGCGCGGAAAACGGGGCGGTGTGA
- a CDS encoding nucleoside phosphorylase: MILDAFDPEPRAVINPEDTVTRPAGFPRIAVSCFSHVTMGRLTQALDAEQIACIHVANLSIPLYRARYHGLDVALFTSYVGAPGCVSVLEDLFAMGARQVVLFGTCGVLDASIADLSIIIPDRAVRDEGTSYHYAPASDEIEVNPRHRADFIDILNRHGCSYTVGKVWTNDAIYRETHEKVRRRRESGCVCVDMECSAVAALAAFRGRDVFHFFYAADHLAEEAWNPRSLSNSSCLGEKDRIALLAMELAERMASKNE, translated from the coding sequence ATGATCTTAGACGCGTTCGACCCCGAGCCGCGCGCCGTCATCAACCCGGAGGACACGGTGACGCGGCCCGCCGGCTTCCCCCGGATCGCGGTGAGCTGCTTTTCCCACGTCACGATGGGCCGCCTCACGCAGGCGCTGGACGCGGAGCAGATCGCCTGCATCCACGTGGCGAACCTAAGCATCCCCCTCTACAGGGCGCGTTACCACGGCCTGGACGTGGCGCTCTTCACCTCCTACGTCGGCGCGCCGGGGTGCGTCTCCGTCCTGGAGGACCTGTTCGCGATGGGCGCGCGCCAGGTCGTCCTGTTCGGCACCTGCGGCGTGCTGGACGCCTCGATCGCGGACTTATCGATCATCATCCCCGACCGGGCGGTGCGCGACGAGGGGACGAGCTACCACTACGCGCCCGCGTCCGACGAAATCGAGGTCAACCCGCGGCACCGGGCGGACTTCATCGACATCCTGAACCGGCACGGCTGCTCCTACACGGTCGGCAAGGTCTGGACGAACGACGCCATCTACCGCGAGACGCACGAAAAGGTGCGCAGGCGGCGGGAGAGCGGCTGCGTCTGCGTGGACATGGAGTGCTCGGCGGTCGCGGCGCTGGCCGCGTTCCGGGGCAGGGACGTCTTCCACTTCTTCTACGCCGCCGACCATCTGGCCGAGGAAGCTTGGAACCCGCGCAGCCTCTCCAATTCAAGCTGCCTTGGCGAGAAGGACAGAATCGCCCTGCTCGCGATGGAGCTCGCGGAGCGCATGGCGAGCAAAAACGAATAA
- the cls gene encoding cardiolipin synthase: MAKDKRAPKTGITIEAVLRCVLVVGLLALQLLLLLVFVRFLRSYAVTVYSLLELGCSIAIVALVSEHEDASYRFAWVVCVLIMGVFGLVLYLMWGRGTRRNKLGTRIRTVFGGRREVLTQDAQVCGELAERSPDCARLSDYLTRQGFPVYANTKTNFYPLGEQAFEAMLSDMESAERYIYMEFFMVFEGQIYERVLDVLTRKAAQGLDVRLMYDDMGSLVTTSHAFLERLEEAGVKVVIFNPVQRYVHQMYLNYRDHRKILSIDGDVCYTGGINIGDEYANLYPKHGHWKDTAVRLEGDAAYSLTVFLLQMWQACTEEKFEFSAFRPRSVQAAEGGFVQPYEDGPHNNPNNPAENVYRQIICGAKKYVYITTPYLVLDDVLLSELCIAAQSGVDVRIIIPGIPDHWYVQQVSLSFSGPLMASGVRIYKYTPGFIHAKMCVCDDVQATVGTVNFDYRSFYLHYEDGVYFVDDPVVSQVKDDIEALFSQCEELHYDAWLRRPWYNKLIQPVLRIFAPMM, from the coding sequence ATGGCCAAAGATAAACGCGCCCCAAAGACCGGCATCACCATCGAGGCGGTGCTGCGCTGTGTGCTCGTGGTGGGTCTGCTCGCGCTGCAGCTGTTGCTGCTGCTGGTCTTTGTGCGCTTTTTGCGTTCCTACGCGGTGACGGTCTATTCGCTGCTGGAGCTGGGCTGCTCCATCGCGATCGTGGCGCTCGTTTCCGAGCACGAGGATGCGTCCTACCGCTTTGCCTGGGTGGTCTGTGTGCTGATCATGGGCGTCTTCGGCCTGGTGCTCTACCTGATGTGGGGGCGCGGCACGCGGCGCAACAAGCTGGGCACGCGCATCCGCACGGTGTTCGGCGGCCGCCGGGAGGTGCTTACGCAGGACGCGCAGGTCTGCGGGGAGCTCGCGGAGCGCAGCCCGGACTGCGCGCGGCTGTCGGATTACCTGACGCGTCAGGGCTTTCCGGTCTACGCGAACACGAAGACGAATTTTTACCCGCTGGGCGAGCAGGCGTTTGAGGCGATGCTTTCGGACATGGAGTCCGCGGAGCGCTACATCTATATGGAGTTCTTCATGGTCTTCGAGGGCCAGATTTACGAGCGGGTGCTGGACGTGCTGACGCGCAAGGCCGCGCAGGGGCTGGACGTGCGGCTGATGTACGACGACATGGGCTCGCTGGTGACGACCTCGCACGCCTTTCTGGAGCGTCTGGAGGAGGCGGGCGTCAAGGTCGTGATCTTCAACCCCGTGCAGCGCTACGTACACCAGATGTACCTCAACTACCGCGACCACCGCAAGATCCTGTCCATCGACGGGGACGTCTGCTACACGGGCGGCATCAACATCGGGGACGAGTACGCGAACCTGTATCCCAAGCACGGCCACTGGAAGGACACGGCGGTGCGCCTGGAGGGCGACGCTGCGTACAGCCTGACGGTCTTCCTGCTCCAGATGTGGCAGGCCTGCACGGAGGAGAAGTTCGAGTTTTCCGCGTTCCGCCCGCGCAGCGTGCAGGCGGCGGAGGGCGGCTTCGTGCAGCCCTACGAGGACGGCCCGCACAACAATCCGAACAACCCGGCGGAGAACGTCTACCGTCAGATCATCTGCGGGGCGAAGAAGTACGTGTACATCACCACGCCTTATCTGGTGCTGGACGACGTGCTGCTCAGCGAGCTGTGCATCGCCGCCCAGAGCGGGGTGGACGTGCGCATCATCATCCCCGGCATCCCCGACCACTGGTACGTGCAGCAGGTGAGCCTCTCCTTTAGCGGCCCGCTGATGGCCAGCGGCGTGCGCATCTACAAGTACACGCCGGGCTTCATCCACGCGAAGATGTGCGTGTGCGACGATGTGCAGGCCACGGTCGGCACGGTGAACTTCGACTACCGCTCCTTCTACCTGCACTACGAGGACGGCGTCTACTTCGTGGACGACCCGGTCGTCTCCCAGGTGAAGGACGACATCGAGGCGCTCTTCAGCCAGTGCGAGGAGCTCCACTACGACGCCTGGCTGCGCCGCCCGTGGTACAACAAGCTCATTCAGCCGGTGCTGCGCATCTTCGCGCCCATGATGTAA
- a CDS encoding TPM domain-containing protein: MKRILSILMAACLLLAPLSALAGIPDKPKAFSYVYDYADVLSSSQEETVAAYGQALRDATQATMVLLTVEFLDGAAVRDYANDVVNTWGIGDKSREDGVLLLLSVGDREIAVEPGTGLDRTLSVSATNDLIDGVIDLLKKDAYGEAMTQLYQDTCERLASSMGKRLNLSGGGSSSGGSRAGGDAYGDRRYDDSRGYDRGPSLFEVIWGIVILYVVVRVLFGRGSRRGGGGDGCGGGCLKWILIGNLFDNMRGYRDRPLLNIS, translated from the coding sequence ATGAAGAGAATCCTATCGATCCTGATGGCCGCGTGCCTGCTGCTCGCGCCGCTCTCGGCGCTCGCGGGCATCCCGGACAAGCCGAAGGCGTTCAGCTACGTCTACGATTACGCGGACGTGCTTTCGAGCAGCCAGGAGGAGACGGTCGCGGCCTACGGCCAGGCGCTGCGCGATGCGACGCAGGCTACGATGGTGCTGCTGACCGTGGAATTCCTGGACGGCGCGGCGGTGCGCGACTACGCGAACGACGTGGTGAACACCTGGGGCATCGGGGACAAGTCGCGCGAAGACGGCGTGCTGCTGCTGCTCTCCGTGGGCGACCGCGAGATCGCGGTGGAGCCGGGCACGGGCCTGGACAGGACGCTGAGCGTCTCCGCGACGAACGACCTGATCGATGGGGTCATCGACCTGCTGAAGAAAGACGCTTACGGCGAGGCGATGACGCAGCTCTATCAGGATACCTGCGAGCGGCTCGCCTCCTCGATGGGCAAGCGTTTGAACCTTTCGGGCGGCGGGTCGTCCTCGGGCGGCTCGCGCGCGGGCGGCGACGCCTACGGCGACCGGCGCTACGACGATTCCCGCGGCTACGACCGCGGCCCCAGCCTCTTTGAGGTCATCTGGGGCATCGTGATCCTCTACGTCGTCGTGCGCGTGCTCTTCGGGCGCGGTTCGCGCCGGGGCGGCGGCGGCGATGGATGCGGCGGGGGCTGCCTCAAGTGGATTCTGATCGGCAATCTCTTTGACAACATGCGCGGCTACAGGGACCGGCCTCTTTTAAACATCTCCTAG
- a CDS encoding toxic anion resistance protein, whose translation MSDARTPPAGPERPAGPGRPVGAEHPPLPVLRLSAQDASLPDPDALASEIREAIDRYVDAIDLNDAQAMMAYGARCQQELDTFVNLALAQMMTKSDPAPIMNALDALCEAVLSTDAAKAAQGLFTRLTGGRTRAVRDAYRKAEPRVEQRANELTDLRVQLLRDQALFARLYEKNETLYRQLSAYVMCGRRKLGRTPESLERSRFERRVSDLEVTRTASLQLAAQLTLLTGTSRQVSDRIQATLTTTIPLWRAQMMTALGLADAQDAAAAQRSTQRALEGDLRAGARRMDRDARSGALDEAARQGEQLASELKEVRRMLLSARPQA comes from the coding sequence ATGAGTGACGCACGCACGCCCCCGGCGGGGCCGGAACGTCCGGCGGGGCCGGGACGCCCGGTGGGGGCGGAACATCCGCCGCTGCCGGTGCTCCGGCTGAGCGCGCAGGACGCGAGCCTGCCCGACCCGGACGCGCTGGCGTCGGAGATCCGCGAGGCGATCGACCGCTACGTGGACGCGATCGACCTGAACGACGCGCAGGCCATGATGGCCTACGGCGCGCGCTGCCAGCAGGAGCTGGACACGTTCGTGAACCTCGCGCTTGCGCAGATGATGACGAAGAGCGACCCCGCGCCGATCATGAACGCGCTGGACGCGCTTTGCGAGGCGGTGCTTTCGACCGACGCGGCGAAGGCCGCGCAGGGATTGTTTACCCGGCTTACCGGCGGGCGCACGCGCGCGGTGCGCGACGCCTACCGCAAGGCCGAGCCGCGCGTGGAGCAGCGGGCGAACGAGCTGACCGACCTGCGCGTGCAGCTCCTGCGCGATCAGGCGCTGTTTGCGCGGCTGTACGAGAAGAACGAGACGCTCTACCGCCAGCTTTCGGCGTACGTGATGTGCGGGCGGCGCAAGCTCGGCCGCACGCCGGAGAGCCTGGAGCGCAGCCGCTTTGAGCGGCGCGTGAGCGACCTGGAGGTCACGCGCACGGCGAGCCTTCAGCTCGCGGCGCAGCTTACGCTGCTCACGGGGACGAGCCGTCAGGTGTCGGACCGGATCCAGGCGACGCTGACGACGACCATCCCCCTGTGGCGCGCGCAGATGATGACCGCGCTGGGCCTCGCGGACGCGCAGGACGCGGCGGCGGCCCAGCGCAGCACGCAGCGGGCGCTGGAAGGCGACCTGCGCGCGGGCGCGCGCCGCATGGACCGCGACGCCAGGAGCGGCGCGCTCGACGAGGCCGCGCGGCAGGGCGAGCAGCTCGCCTCGGAGCTGAAGGAAGTCCGGCGCATGCTGCTGAGCGCCCGGCCTCAGGCTTAA
- a CDS encoding 5-bromo-4-chloroindolyl phosphate hydrolysis family protein, with protein sequence MEKKRIRSGKRPFYAALAVLVYAVLFGLGSLLSYIGAAVVFYIGYKVLKKKYRDRTVTVERAPHSGDEGCDALILEGREALLKIRDANARIPDPELSRRIDSIEESCRQIFKRLEEQPKLQQNLRSFLRYYLPTTLKLLEARAQLDSGAQSQTARDVRRRTSEALAMVDDAFKKQLAALDEYRFLDLETEMDVLNSMLRQDGFVQPEAYAGGTGASGGARTSGGTGTAGGTGASGGARTSGGTGTAGGTGTAGGTGASGGAPKLTVDPYGVGAGSRKQTGGSAVAWREDQRDE encoded by the coding sequence ATGGAAAAAAAGCGCATCCGCAGCGGCAAGCGTCCCTTTTACGCGGCGCTTGCCGTGCTCGTATACGCGGTACTCTTCGGGCTGGGGTCGCTTTTGTCGTATATCGGCGCGGCGGTCGTCTTCTACATCGGCTATAAGGTGCTCAAAAAGAAGTACCGGGATCGCACCGTCACCGTGGAGCGCGCGCCCCATTCGGGCGACGAGGGCTGCGACGCGCTGATCCTGGAGGGGCGCGAGGCGCTCCTAAAGATTCGCGACGCGAACGCGCGCATCCCCGACCCGGAGCTGAGCCGCAGGATCGACTCCATCGAGGAAAGCTGCCGCCAGATCTTTAAGCGCCTGGAGGAGCAGCCGAAGCTGCAGCAGAACCTGCGCAGCTTCCTGCGCTACTACCTGCCCACGACGCTGAAGCTCCTGGAGGCGCGCGCGCAGCTCGACAGCGGCGCGCAGTCGCAGACCGCGCGGGACGTGCGCCGCCGCACCTCGGAGGCGCTCGCCATGGTGGACGACGCCTTTAAAAAGCAGCTCGCCGCGCTGGACGAGTACCGCTTCCTCGACTTGGAAACCGAGATGGACGTGCTCAATTCCATGCTCCGCCAGGACGGCTTCGTGCAGCCGGAGGCGTATGCCGGTGGGACCGGAGCCTCCGGCGGGGCGAGAACGTCCGGCGGGACCGGCACTGCCGGTGGGACCGGAGCCTCCGGCGGGGCGAGAACGTCCGGTGGGACCGGCACTGCCGGCGGGACCGGCACTGCCGGTGGGACCGGAGCCTCCGGCGGGGCGCCGAAGCTGACCGTCGATCCTTACGGCGTGGGCGCGGGCAGCCGGAAACAGACCGGCGGCAGCGCCGTAGCCTGGCGGGAGGATCAGCGCGATGAGTGA
- a CDS encoding HD domain-containing phosphohydrolase yields the protein MNKPCVMLTLSSRQLALSMQKALEGTARAVPCCSEEDVLSFLKLQRPDVVIVDAPGDGGELSQIQRLREVTGGAPLVLVSDGIMPKAADAEYLEADDVLERPFSDFRLRSCVVTQTRLSRSEENLARVAQTMSAEALEARDAFIGMFCALIEYRNQPRGQHLDRMQAATRLLLTAYQRLYPERAPRRETADAIVQASILHDIGSVGVPDAILLKPGRLTPEEYDIMKKHTTVGARSLSWPTLRPGDPLIDAARDITASHHERWDGTGYPDGLRGEQIPFAARVVAVCDVLDALLGPRVYRREMTFDEALGAIVDGRGTSFDPDLVDALLSCREEFELLYRAMPPSGER from the coding sequence ATGAACAAGCCCTGCGTGATGCTCACGCTTTCCAGCAGGCAGCTCGCGCTTTCCATGCAGAAGGCGCTCGAAGGCACCGCGCGCGCGGTGCCCTGCTGCAGCGAGGAGGACGTCCTTTCGTTTCTCAAGCTGCAGCGCCCGGACGTCGTCATCGTGGACGCGCCGGGCGACGGCGGCGAGCTTTCGCAGATTCAGCGTCTGCGGGAGGTGACGGGGGGCGCGCCCCTGGTGCTCGTGAGCGACGGGATCATGCCCAAGGCGGCGGACGCGGAATATCTGGAGGCGGACGACGTGCTCGAGCGCCCGTTCAGCGACTTTCGCCTGCGCTCCTGCGTGGTGACGCAGACGCGCCTGAGCCGCAGCGAGGAAAACCTCGCCCGCGTGGCGCAGACGATGAGCGCGGAGGCGCTGGAAGCGCGCGACGCGTTCATCGGCATGTTCTGCGCCCTGATCGAGTACCGCAACCAGCCGCGCGGGCAGCACCTGGACCGCATGCAGGCGGCCACGCGGCTGCTGCTCACGGCCTACCAGAGGCTCTATCCGGAGCGCGCGCCGCGGCGGGAGACGGCGGACGCGATCGTGCAGGCGAGCATCCTGCACGACATCGGCTCGGTCGGCGTGCCGGACGCGATTCTGCTCAAGCCCGGGCGGCTCACGCCCGAGGAATACGACATCATGAAGAAGCACACGACCGTGGGCGCGCGCAGCCTCTCCTGGCCGACGCTGCGCCCGGGCGACCCGCTGATCGACGCGGCGCGGGACATCACCGCCTCGCACCACGAGCGCTGGGACGGCACGGGCTATCCCGACGGCCTGCGCGGCGAGCAGATTCCCTTCGCGGCGCGCGTGGTGGCGGTCTGCGACGTGCTGGACGCGCTGCTGGGCCCGCGCGTCTACCGCCGGGAGATGACGTTCGACGAAGCGCTGGGCGCGATCGTGGACGGGCGCGGCACGAGCTTCGACCCCGACCTGGTGGACGCGCTGCTCTCATGCCGTGAGGAATTCGAGCTGCTCTACAGGGCGATGCCGCCCAGCGGCGAGCGCTGA
- a CDS encoding ATP-binding protein yields the protein MTLISRLRSFLQEQSDPEAARQPGRLRVGLMRFLLVAMAACVLMLLSPLAAGRAALYTAHLPVVGAALLMAWQAPLLCRHPRASRVLLIGYAGVIYVIQLLLGGVAGGFFLPAGCVFAPAAAFVAVPPARGDRRPPRALSQDARSYYVLSLLAAAATEIILLGNSPVICALSYLGAIVLGFTLYTTVASMFTQTNSALESAQELRDALRETQESLTQAAHTKDDFLANMSHEIRTPMHAISGMADMLLLSDQLGIAERTQAENIKLASQNLLSLIGDILDISKIRVGKLELYEERYDFPSLLADVTSVIYMRAQERGLLFLPDIDPDIPKEMQGDAMRIRQVLLNLLGNAVKFTDEGSVRLSVRRVYREGDLALRFEVTDTGCGISQEDMKHLFGIFEQLPSTRTHNREGTGLGLAISRSLVELMGGDLRVESKVGRGSTFSFEIEQKILLDAPVAQVENARAKRLLVCTDDPLFAQAAVEMAARLKVKAARGTPQDAAAYTHMLVDLSGESAYGWVRTPTPPNCRRTLLMTPATSLTAYIRPSDCVIFHPLHTLALAGALSDQQLSRQAQDRRLQQAGIFKTQNVRALVVDDNSVAQMVVENLLSRYGIQSDCVQSGRAAIAALENAAYDVVFLDHVMPGMDGVDTVRAIRQMGGRFREQVLIMLSANVMPESRRMFLSAGASDTLAKPIELHSLSRLLHQYLPPEKQVLEEELGESDMQTATAPLRRLPFSGLDAAVAKDTASRDRLIGAVARAGRRLPGFADALREAARDRMAVRELLPVLLCVDMELSRIGESALGAQVRLLARQCRDGAYEGVREQLPRVVNWLSEVADALAGCIREMQLPVRAEARDLALDVQEYLTLFDLTRALEATRKLAGEGGEALRPCATAMEDALSQGDWAGAGTCLEQLLALVDEPEEGEE from the coding sequence ATGACGCTCATATCGCGCCTGCGGTCGTTTTTGCAGGAGCAAAGCGACCCGGAGGCCGCCCGGCAGCCGGGCAGGCTTCGCGTCGGCCTGATGCGCTTCCTGCTCGTCGCGATGGCCGCGTGCGTCCTGATGCTCCTTTCCCCGCTGGCGGCGGGCCGCGCGGCGCTGTACACGGCGCACCTGCCCGTGGTGGGGGCCGCGCTGCTGATGGCCTGGCAGGCGCCGCTCCTGTGCCGCCACCCGCGCGCGTCGCGCGTGCTGCTCATCGGCTACGCCGGGGTGATCTACGTGATCCAGCTCCTGCTGGGCGGCGTCGCCGGCGGCTTTTTTCTGCCCGCGGGCTGCGTGTTCGCGCCCGCGGCCGCGTTCGTGGCCGTGCCGCCCGCGCGCGGGGACAGGCGGCCGCCCCGCGCGCTTTCGCAGGACGCGCGCAGCTATTACGTGCTCTCGCTGCTGGCGGCGGCGGCCACGGAGATCATCCTGCTGGGCAACAGCCCCGTGATCTGCGCGCTTTCCTACCTGGGCGCCATCGTGCTGGGCTTCACGCTCTACACCACGGTCGCCTCCATGTTCACGCAGACGAACAGCGCGCTGGAGAGCGCGCAGGAGCTGCGCGACGCCCTGCGAGAGACGCAGGAGAGCCTCACGCAGGCCGCGCACACGAAGGACGACTTCCTGGCGAACATGTCCCACGAGATCAGGACGCCCATGCACGCCATCAGCGGCATGGCGGACATGCTGCTGCTCTCCGACCAGCTCGGCATCGCGGAGCGCACGCAGGCGGAGAACATCAAGCTCGCCTCGCAGAACCTGCTCAGCCTGATCGGGGACATCCTCGACATATCCAAGATCCGCGTGGGCAAGCTGGAGCTGTACGAGGAGCGCTACGACTTCCCCTCGCTGCTGGCGGACGTCACCAGCGTCATCTACATGCGCGCGCAGGAGCGCGGCCTGCTCTTCCTGCCGGACATTGATCCGGACATCCCCAAGGAGATGCAGGGCGACGCCATGCGCATCCGCCAGGTGCTCCTGAACCTGCTGGGCAACGCGGTCAAGTTCACGGACGAGGGCAGCGTGCGCCTGAGCGTCCGGCGCGTCTACCGCGAGGGCGACCTGGCGCTGCGCTTTGAGGTGACGGACACGGGCTGCGGCATCTCCCAGGAGGACATGAAGCACCTGTTCGGCATCTTCGAGCAGCTCCCCTCGACCCGCACGCACAACCGCGAGGGCACGGGCCTGGGCCTGGCGATCTCGCGCAGCCTGGTGGAGCTGATGGGCGGCGACCTGCGTGTGGAGAGCAAGGTCGGCCGCGGCAGCACCTTCTCCTTTGAGATCGAGCAGAAGATTCTGCTGGACGCGCCCGTGGCGCAGGTGGAAAACGCGCGGGCCAAGCGGCTGCTCGTGTGCACGGACGACCCGCTCTTCGCGCAGGCGGCGGTGGAGATGGCCGCGCGCCTCAAGGTCAAGGCCGCGCGCGGCACCCCGCAGGACGCGGCGGCCTACACGCACATGCTGGTGGATTTGTCGGGCGAAAGCGCCTACGGCTGGGTGCGCACGCCCACGCCGCCGAACTGCCGGCGCACGCTGCTGATGACCCCGGCGACCAGCCTCACGGCCTACATCCGGCCCAGCGACTGCGTGATCTTCCACCCGCTGCACACCCTGGCGCTCGCGGGGGCGCTTTCCGACCAGCAGCTCAGCCGCCAGGCGCAGGACAGGCGATTGCAGCAGGCGGGCATCTTCAAGACGCAGAACGTGCGCGCGCTGGTCGTGGACGACAACAGCGTGGCGCAGATGGTCGTGGAAAACCTGCTCTCGCGCTACGGCATCCAGTCGGACTGCGTGCAGAGCGGCCGCGCGGCGATCGCGGCGCTGGAAAACGCGGCCTACGACGTGGTGTTTCTCGACCACGTGATGCCCGGCATGGACGGGGTGGACACGGTGCGCGCCATCCGCCAGATGGGCGGGCGCTTCCGCGAGCAGGTGCTCATCATGCTTTCGGCCAACGTCATGCCGGAATCCCGGCGCATGTTCCTTTCGGCGGGCGCGAGCGACACGCTCGCCAAGCCCATCGAGCTGCACAGCCTGTCGCGGCTGCTGCACCAGTACCTGCCCCCGGAAAAGCAGGTGCTCGAGGAGGAGCTGGGCGAGAGCGACATGCAGACGGCGACCGCGCCGCTTCGCCGCCTGCCCTTCTCGGGGCTGGACGCGGCGGTCGCGAAGGACACCGCCTCGCGCGACCGGCTCATCGGCGCGGTGGCGCGCGCGGGCAGGCGCCTGCCGGGCTTTGCCGACGCGCTGCGCGAGGCCGCGCGCGACCGCATGGCCGTGCGCGAGCTGCTGCCGGTGCTGCTGTGCGTGGACATGGAGCTTTCGCGCATCGGGGAAAGCGCCCTGGGCGCGCAGGTTCGCCTGCTCGCGCGCCAGTGCCGGGACGGCGCCTATGAGGGCGTGCGCGAGCAGCTCCCGCGCGTGGTGAACTGGCTGAGCGAGGTCGCGGACGCGCTGGCGGGCTGCATCCGCGAGATGCAGCTTCCCGTCCGGGCGGAGGCGCGCGATCTGGCGCTGGACGTGCAGGAATACCTGACGCTCTTCGACCTGACGCGCGCGCTCGAGGCGACGCGCAAGCTCGCGGGCGAGGGCGGCGAGGCCCTGCGCCCCTGCGCGACGGCGATGGAGGACGCGCTTTCACAGGGCGACTGGGCGGGCGCGGGCACGTGCCTGGAGCAGCTGCTCGCGCTGGTGGACGAGCCGGAAGAGGGGGAGGAATGA